From the genome of Rana temporaria chromosome 8, aRanTem1.1, whole genome shotgun sequence:
ccgttcgtatttcgtaagacgcaagttttcctattcggacccgttcgtatttcgtaagacgcaagttttcctatttggacccgttcgtatttcgtaagacgcaagttttcctattcggacccgttcgtatttcgtaagaagcaagttttcctattcggacccgttcgtatttcgtaagactcaagttttcctattcggacccgttcgtatttcgtaagaagcaagttttcctattcggacccgttcgtaagacgcaagttttcctattcggacccgttcgtatttcgtaagacgcaagttttcctattcggacccgttcgtattttcgtaacagttttattttcatttatactgaatgattcgtaatcctctctaatttattttcgttgattcgaaattcgtaattttgttagataataattttcgtttaatggattcgtgattttgtactttcgtaaatacatcgcaacacgcggctaatccatattaagatagactttctcttaagccccgtacacacggtcggactttttaccaacaaacgtcaaaatgagcgttttccaaaaaatccaaccgacaaactttttcggtttcaaaagtccggtcaactcccttcagacaaaaatccacggaaaagttttgtttgaagtccgatcgtgtgtacgaggctttacactgtacaatgtgactcagcacaaaagagataagctgattggctaagatattaagtaatcactcactaactacactgcccagtgcccattcgaaagaacgttacaagtacacaaatttacgaacagacaaagaaacggttttacaaaacacacaaatgaaaatacgaacatacggaaaatacggaatgcaaatcgttcgttatagatgtcattttcgttcttttgctttttcggtgtttcgtattttagcaagattgtccaatcatacgttcgtattttcgattgtttgttattttgcttattcgtaattccataattttcgtattttgggtctttcagcttttcggatgttcgaattgatacgaatgtacgaatactaacaaatttgtacgaaaatccatttgttatgaacgggaacgcacatgtctactgagTGCTACAATGAAGGAGCTCACCTGAGGCCAGTTGACAGATGCGCActctacggctgactgctgcggatggagctCTGGGTGGTTCAGGAAAGCAGGTCCACCGGAGCACCAATACGGATCacactgggagctagagcatgagatttcccagggcgcggagtctaaaaGCTAGCGGGTGCTCACCAGGGCCTCTAATGGTGAGGATGGACTTTGCTGaaactggctccaggtcgcggcccccagggtctcccagctcacacTTACAGTAGGCTACTGTAGGAATAGTCAGGAGATAAGCCAAAAGGTCGGGGGAACCAGCAGACAGGGATAGTCAAAGAACAAGCCATGGTCGGTAACGAGAATCAGATGTAGAGCACACGACAGGaagccaaacacacaatattgatcgGCAAAgcttggcttgcagtgcacaggttattATAGTGTttcctgttatgccccgtacacacaatctgattttccTATCGAaaaaccttggattttttttccgacggaataccGCTCAAGCTcgtccttgcatacacacggtcacacaaaagttctctgaactttcgaccgtcaagaacacggtgacgtacaacactacgtcgagccaagaaaattaagttcaatgcttccgagcatgcgtccaattgtttccgagtatgcgtcggaattttgcgcgtcagaTATGctgcagacgatcagaatttccgatcgtatttttttccggcggaaaaatagagaaccagctctcaatcttttgctgccggaaattccgacagcaaaagtccgatggagcatacacacggtcggaatttccgaccaaacgctcacatcggactttggcTGGTGGaatttcagaccgtgtgtacgcggcattagaggctggggtggagccatgctcgAGGGAAGATGACTTAAGCACACAGCGACCGGTCTCTAAGCTGAACACAACAGAGAGGTAAACAGACAGACATGAACATTACTGCAGATTCATGACAGCGTGTAATTGTACCTCCTAGATTCTGTCACGTGAGCTCCGAAGAAGGATTCCTGAAATGAGTCAAGTCCACATGTGAACTGTAATCGGAATCTTTGAATGTTGTGAACCCCCAATGTGGAgagtcatttttaatgttgtgTCATATATTACACAACAGAAGTCGCGTGTTCAGATCTGGGCCCTAATAGTCTACTGAGGTTGAGACCCAGCTTCCACCAAGCCCCGTGACAATAATTAATTCTACACGTTAATGAATCTCTGGCCACTTGAGGAATTGAGTATGGACCTagggtgtcccggattgcctgggactgtcccgcaatagacatgtctgtcctgggtcccgggcacctttattccgggacaatacaatgtccaggaatgaaatagaggacacagccaccccctactaactagtaactacatttccggaactggttgctagggccggcgctgcctggcatcttgtaaccagtgacaatttactctcagacagtgagaccgggagcaaGGCCTAAGCCTAGTGCAGCACAGCTGTCCccgcccacctcggcacctcctccttctccggcactcCAGATAGTGATGCCACTCCTTTACTTTTACACacgcggctcatgcagagggagtgacagcggcACTGCACCTGGTGGCAAGTggtacattcacctgacaaataacccgccgccaaattccccatcaacctcgagactacattccccccccctcatctttttttgggaaggtgagagagggggtgggtccctgaatggcagtttggaaatgtggtcaccctatatgGACCTGGAGGTGGGTGTAGCTCTGTGTACTGAGGTGGCTGGGGGAATTACTTCCTTCAGTGGGGCCTAGCTATGCCTGGGCTTTACAGATGAGCAGCctatctgggcctgggctttacAGATGAGCAGCCTATCTGGGCCTGGGCTTGAATGTTTAGTGGGCTAGTTTGGCCTGGGTTTTACAGATGAGTGGCCTATCTGGTGCTGAGCTTTACACGTGCCTGACCTAGCTGGGCCTGGGCTTTACAGATGAATGGCCTAACTGGGCCTGGGCTTTACAGATAAGTGGCCTATCTGGTCCTGGGCTTTACAGATGAGTGGCCTATCTGGTCCTGGGCTTTACAGACGAGTGGCCTAGCTGGGCCTGGGCTTTACAGATGAGCAGCCGATCTGAGCCTTGACTTAAATGTTTAGTGGGCTAGTTTGGCCTGGGTTTTACAGATGAGTAGGCTAGTTTGGACTGGGCTTTACAGATGAGTGGGCTACCTGGGCCTTGGCTTCACATTAGAGTGGGATAGCTGGGCCTGGGCTTTACAGAAGAGTGGGCTAGCTAGGTCTGTGCTTGAAAGTTGAGTAAGCTAGCTGGGTCTGGGCTTCACAAATGAGTGGGTTAGCTGGGCCTGGGCTTGAAAATGTAGTAGGCTAGCTGGGTCTGGGCTTCACAAATGAGTAGGCTAGCTAGGCCTGGGCTTTACAGATGAGCAGTCCATATGTGCCTGGGCTTGAAATTTGAGGAGGCTAGTTGAGCCTGAGCTTTAAAGATGACTGGGCTAGCTGGGCCTGGACTTTACAGAACAGTGGGTTAGCTGGGACAAGGCTTGAAAGTTGAGTAGGCTAGCTGGGTCTTGGCTTAACAGATGAGTGGGCTAGCTGGACCTGGGCTTAACAGATGAGTGGGCTAGCTGGACCTGGGCTTTACAGATGAGTGGGCTAGCTGGATCTGGGCTTTACAGATGAGTGGGCTAGCTGGGCCTGGAAATTACAGATGGATTGACAAGATGGGCCTGGGCTAACCATCTGGTTGCGGTAACTGGACTTTAGCTTGATAGCTGAGTAGGACTGGTCTTGACAGCTGGGTAGACCAGTTGGCTGGCTGGACAGTCTATATTGAGAGGGTTCTGACTCTGGGCCACTGATAAGTGACAGTTGGCATCCTACTCCACACCCAGGCAGAGCACAGAAAAGGAGGAAAGACAGAAGGGGAGCTAGTAGATGGGACCTCCAGCCTTCTCCTGCCCCACTGCTAATATGGAGCTGCCCCCAGGAAAGATCCAGGGTGCAACAACTGTACCGGCACTGCCGAGGGTGTATATATACGGTGGCAAGGCGGCTCTCTTGTACCtgtacgtgatcctgcacttccggaCCTGGGGTGTGCACACGCACTGCCGGCAACCCGCTCCCGTTGTAATTGGACGCAgttggagccaatcagtgggtctgaCGCAATGTCCGTTGGGACCCGTCGATTATTCGGGACACAGACAAAACAGCAGTcagccaatgtaaacaaggcagatcgctgctCTGTGAGACGAGAAGGTTGTGATCCTGTGTTCCCacaaagcaggaacacggatctctgacTTCCCACGgtacaagcacctcccccacacagttagcaagcactccctaggaacacatttaacccttcgatcgcccctgatgttagccccttccccgccagtgtgattagtacagtgacagtgcatattattagcactgatgactgtattagtgtcactggtccccaaaaaatgtcacttaggtgtccgatttgtccgctgcaatgtcgcagtttaGCTAAAAACCGCCGATCGCCGAcattatcagtaaaaaaaaaaaaaattttgaaaattccataaaaacatcccatagtttgtagtagacatgtgcaatttgtgttGTTCCAAATTCGTTTAATCGGCCAAATTAGTTAATATTCGAATTACCGAAAACCCGTTTAACGAATGTTTCCGAAATACGAAAATCAAattttcgtaaattcgaaaatggtAAATTcgtaaatccgaaaataagagagaaaatccgaaaattcaagagaacgcaaaaaaaaaacgagaatAAGAACGAAAACCCGAAATAATGCCGGTTATGCCGCGGACACGCGATCTGACATTCCGACAAGTAAACcgtggatgttggctcaaactcgtcttgcatacacatggtcacacaaatgttgtcggaaattgcgaacgtcaagaacgcggtgacgtacaacgctacgactagccgagaaaaatgaagttcaatgattaagagcatgcgtcaaattgactccgagcatgcatagaattttcgtgtgttgaattgtgtacacaacacggtcggaatttccgacaacaactttgGTCCCTCCTTCTCCTAGGAGGGACgaatgaccccccaaaaaaaacaaaaacgatcaAATTTTTTGGCAGTATATacgcttattaggattttttgTATCAAGAACATTTAGGAGAATACATAAACTggactaaactgatgaagaaattcaattttttttttttacattttttttttattggttgttttatagcagaaataaaataaaatttcttcagaattgtcgcaattgtcagttaaagtaacgcaaaaaagggcctggtcataaagggggtaaaccCTTCCGTGGTTAAGACTAAAACCTACAGGATGGACCTTACTTGTAGTGTTATGGAAAAAGAATAAAGGAAAAGAGAAGAACATTTCATCATACAGATCTGAGAACTTAGTTGGTGATCCAGAAACACGGCTTGACTCCTCACAAGACTGGGCTGTTTGTATTCATTCTGAtttagtgacaccccctccttctttcccctagagggacccaaccagcagtgacaccccctccttctctctcctagagggacccaaccagcagtgacaccctctccttctctctcctagagggacccaaccagcagtgacaccccctccttctctctcctagagggacccaaccagcagtgacaccccctccttctctctcctagagggacccaaccagcagtgacaccccctccttctctctcctagagggacccaaccggcagtgacaccccctccttctctctcctagagggacccaaccagcagtgacaccccctccttctctctcctagagggacccaaccagcagtgacaccccctccttctctctcctagagggacccaaccagcagtgacaccccctccttctctctcctagagggacccaaccggcagtgacaccccctccttctctctcctagagggacccaaccggcattgacaccccctccttctctctcctagagggacccaaccagcagtgacaccccctccttctctctcctagagggacccaaccagcagtgacaccccctccttctctctcctagagggacccaaccagcagtgacacccctccttctctctcctagagggacccaaccagcagtgacacccctccttctctctcctagagggacccaaccagcagtgacaccccctccttctctctcctagagggacccaaccagtgacacctcctccttctctctcctagagggacccaaccagcagtgacaccccctccttctctctcctagagggaccaaaccagcagtgacaccccctccttctctctcctagagggacccaaccagcagtaacacccctccttctctctcctagagggacccaaccaacagtgacacccctccttctctctcctagagggacccaaccagcagtgacacccctcctcctctctcctagagggacccaaccagcagtgacaccccctccttctctctcctagagggacccaaccagcagtaacaccccctccttctctctcctagagggacccaaccagcagtgacaccccctccttctctctcctagaggaacccaaccagcagtgacaccccctccttctctctcctagaggaacccaaccagcagtgacaccccctccttctctctcctagagggacccaaccagcagtgacaccccctccttctctcttctagagggacccaaccagcagtgacacctcctccttctctctcctagagggacccaaccagcagtgacaccccctccttctctctcctagagggacccaaccagcagtgacaccccctccttctctctcctagagggacccaaccagcagtgacacctcctccttctctctcctagaaggacccaaccagcagtgacaccccttccttctctctcctagagggacccaaccggcagtgacaccccctccttctctctcctagagggacccaaccagcagtgacaacccctccttctctctcctagagggacccaaccagcagtgacaccccttccttctctctcctagagggacccaaccagcagtgacaccccatTCTTCTCTCTCCTAGCAGAGGAAGCCAAACAGAACTTTGAAGTCTTTAGTGATCTCGGATTTCCTTATAAAGTGTTTCTTCCATGATGAAGATCAGAGGAGCGCTCAGCCACGTGttttctgaggtgtatatcaaggTGAGCTTCttcccagtgtgagatctctgatgtacggcAAAATATGATccatatagaagacatttcccgcactcagcacaCTAATACACTTCGACGGGTGAGGTGGGTTCTCAGATGTCTGGTAAGACACGACTTCCGtgggaaacatttcccgcactcagaacaggaaaacggcttctctcccgtgtgggaTCTTTGATGTATAACAAGGGCTGATTGCCTTGAATAAtgtttcccgcactcaaggcatGAAAATGACTTATCTCCACAGTGGCTTAGTTGATGTTTattaagatgggacttctgtgcaaaacatttcccgcactctgaacaagaatacggcttctcgccCGTGTGTGTCCTCTGATGTATATAAAGTTTGGACTTCTGCGAAAAacgtttcccacactcagaacaggaatagagccTCTCTCCGGTGTGATATCTACGATGTGTGTTAAGAGAGGACTTCTTTGAAAAagctttcccgcactcagggcaacaATATGGCTCATCCcttgtgtgagatctttgatgtataACAAGGTCTGATCTCTgtggaaaacatttcccgcacttgaAGCAAGCATGCATCTTCTTTCCagtgtgtaatctctgatgtttggTAAAGTTGGACTTGGCTGAAAATAATTTCCCACattcagggcaggaatacggcttcaccCCCGTGTGAGATGTTTGATCTTCAACAAGTTTTGATTTTTGCAtataacattttccacactcaaggCAGGAATATGATTTTTCCCCCATGTGAGAAGGTTGGTCAAGTTTTGATTTATGaagaaaacatttcccgcactcagaactcttttctcctccacaatctcctgtggtgtcctcatcttctattttacaacctggagataaagtgagacgatcctttgagggtttctccatggcgtgtcctggaaaaatagaaaaacatcatcAATAGATATGAGAGGGTTAGTTCACTTCCATCAAGATTCCATCTGTATCAGGGAGATATGAGTGAGGAGATGTTCTCTGTGGATGTCCCATATCtctgaccaatcagtgagcagtaacagagcagagataagagaagaatatattatgggtcacctgtgctgatctctgtaggagtttCCTCCTCTATGAAGGTCCTTgtcattccagcctcctccgtatattgctgatcatccctcacatactcCTCTTCTACGTCACACTCAGTTTTTATGatcatcagatcttcaccctaaaccaacagaatggcagaaaataacatctgtaacatagaagtatttatgatgtgagatcacatagaaaatatcatcttgtagagtccacacatcgtctccacatgtcagagtgttcaatcactttatgttcccgaccctcaactccacctacctgatgatggtgggggatggtgtgaccttcctgtgtggaatcccgggaatacagaggacggggacatctctctggtgggttcctggtattggATGGCTCCATTGGGACATCCATATgtcctgaaaactcctccatcacaccATAGGACTCATCCTCCTCTATATATTCTTCTTTAACAACAATGTTATATTCCTCAAGGGTTCCACTCTAAGTATAAAATAAGAAAATCATTGTAACAAACAAGACTATGCATAGATCACTGCCAGTAACTGTTAACCaactacctgatgatggtgggggatggtgtgaccttcctgtgtggaatcccgggaatacagaggacggggacatctctctggtgggttcccattactggatccatctgtaggaaacacacacactgactgaatacattgtttctatgtgtttatcagatgatgggggatctaggtggagcctccgtactgctctctcctttacaataaagtctcctcttacccggtgatgtgaggggcggctgattctccatcatgacgtccttgtagagatccttgtgtccttctaaatactcccactcctccatggagaaatagacagtgacatcctgacaccttataggaacctgacacacacaatgatacagtcaccatccagacacaccccttgtctgttactagataatgtcccagaatcctcctcacctctcctgtcagcagctccatcatcttcttggtgacttctagaatcttctccatgttgtgtctctcgggttttagggagtcacatggaggccctgtgatggtcatatgatcacctgacttcacaagaggaaatctctgttttggagaaccaataggaatgTCATGTtagattcccagaatcctcctcacctctccggtcaggtctgtgttttattaatagagataagagtgatgtcatgtgacctcccagaatcctcctcacctctccggtcaggtctgtgttttattaatagagataagagtgatgtcatgtgacctcccagaatcctcctcacctctccggtcaggtctgtgttttattaattgagataagagtgatgtcatgtgacctcccagaatcctcctcacctctccggtcagcaggtagatgatgtccagggtgaggtttagtatcctctcagtcatgtgactccggtccttctccatcctcattggtcacGTGatctatacagtttttttttgtctgggagCCTCTTAACCTTTGCCCTGCCagagaaaaaatgtaatttattaataTAAAGTCTGTTTTGTTTTGAGTCTTTAATACTGGTtaatagggatgtcccgataccacttttttgagaccgagtacaagtaccgatacttttttttcaagtactcgccgatacagattaccgatacttttttttaatgtcgtgtGACATTACCACTGACatttcccctttaagacagagaaagggactaaggacattccccagtccctttctctgcagcctcagctaaaatgaatggagagaagctcctctccattcataaactgaagcatcgtaaacacaggttacgatgctcagttatgtgaatggacagagtcagtgatcactgactctgttcatttggaaaaggtaggagccgggtttagccgGCATCGGAGCTCTAAACCTTCGATTTGGGTGGGATGTTTGGTGACAATGTGATCAGTTACACCCACTTATGTTTTATGTTATCATcacttttctttcatatctgtgtTTTCACTTCAATACGGGAAATCATGACGAAATACTAAGAGCGATAGACACAATTTGGGCAGATAAATAGTATactgatttgtctgtgtgtccaTCAGACTGAAAAGAGGGACATTTAAAGGAGAAAGCGGGACAGAGCAATTTGGTTCCGAATAATGTACAGTGATGAGAGATATGATAAAAAAAGATCGTATTACCGCTTCAGCTtccagttccagcaatgtcttctctgTATTTCCTCCAAagtcacctctcacccggaacttcctgtctctactgaacatcacttcctgtctgcatctgacatcacttcctgtcttccatagagacttcctgtctgggtggaagtgacatcaccaccttgtggagctcagaggaactgcagcccaccCAGAGAAAAGTCTTGTAGTGGTGATTGGTGAACACTCGCCTTGCTAGGCATGAGCggagttttatttttaaattaattatgCTCTGAAATGATTGATTTTGCCACAtgctataatgtgaaagatgatgttatgccgagaaaatagatacagtgccttgaaaaagtattcacaccccttaaaatttcccacattttgtcacgttacaaccaaaaattttaatgtattttagtgggattttatgtgatagataggcccggatttacaaagcacttgcgccgacgtatctccagatacgccgcgtaagtgcaaatatgcgccgtcgtatctgtgcgccgaacccacaaactaagatacgcctaaaaataggcttcatcccgccgacgtaacttgcctacgccggcgtagcgtgggtgtATAATTAGGCTGGTCGCatgttggcgctcccattgatcaggcattcaaacatgcaaatgaggaaaatgcggcgattcacgatcgtacttgcgtccgacgcaggctacgactggtgcgcgtaagttgtacgtccggcgtgaagttaagccccataaaggaggtgtaacccagcagcagacatgtaaaggtctgcaccagggaatacaagccggcgtattttacgtagtttacgttggacgtgtgtctggatgggtgtagattacgttcatggcgtaggcagtgatccggcgtatcttagatagttgttctgacgtggtttgcgagtgttgtctcgcaaaacgagcatgattcaagccaaagcgttatgcagtaccgtgtttggtctaagggtggggggggcgccgtCACCGACCGCAGCCGATCGCCCCCGTTTGAAAATgcacgaaaaggcccgaggacacctcggctgacctctggaccgaggtgtcctcgggccttttcccTGATCTCCGGGGCGTTAGGCGGGGTTTGAGGTACTTCACATGGCCCATCTGGCCAAAACCAGATGGACCCCGAattgagaccccatgagagcagactaactaagccagaaggccatgtccacccactcccaagacgttcaggccGGAAGACTTTCACCCTCCCACGGGTTTAGTCATAGAGATCTACACTGTATTACAaaaggtgtcctctggccttttcggccGTTTCTGAGGATCTCTGGCGCCCCCCGCCTctagccacatgcggtattgcatgccattgaagtcaacgcagaaaaaattattttagtttcctcgGAAACCGTCGTTTTTTTTTGACTGGTTCTTCAGGGATTGGAATAGGGACCTCCCCcacaggtcaaaggtcagaaggcgggtcaCCAGAGCTCGATGATCAAGAgacgtggctgacccacccccagcaAAGcataccgcctaccccaactaagtcggggaatgaacaagttgggcaatgaacaagtcgggggaaAGCACTTAGCCAGGGGATGTGGGGGtctggggggcttattggaatctggaagcccctttaacaataaGTGGCCTTCGGAACCCCCCTATTCCTTCACACAAAAAAGTACCCTTTACTCAttcatatattggggggggggttgttctgaAGGCCActtattgttaaaggggtttccagattccaataagccccccacatCCCCCGGGCCAGGGTTTtagggaagagacccttgtcctaaTCAACATGGTAAAAAGTTACTTTGCCAGGGGAGTCCTGCTGGCAAGGTACCCCCagcacatgttgagggcatgtggcctggtatggttcaggagggtaaACGCCCCCACTTTCTCAGCCAAGCTCTTCTCAAAAGCCCATGGTGtgtgaaacacacccaaaaactccacccggtgccaaaaaaagtgcacaaacATAAAGAGTGACACAAAACGTGCAACGGGTGTTACACTTGTCCTCCACTAGAAAGGACCTTACCCTGATCCCATGGTACTTCCCATGGCCCATCTGGCCAAAACCAGACAGACCCcgaaagggagaccccatgagagcaggcgaactaagccagaaggccatgtccacccactcccaagacgttcagggcaggcccgaggactTTCCCAGCcaagctg
Proteins encoded in this window:
- the LOC120909648 gene encoding gastrula zinc finger protein XlCGF17.1-like, whose amino-acid sequence is MEKPSKDRLTLSPGCKIEDEDTTGDCGGEKSSECGKCFLHKSKLDQPSHMGEKSYSCLECGKCYMQKSKLVEDQTSHTGVKPYSCPECGKLFSAKSNFTKHQRLHTGKKMHACFKCGKCFPQRSDLVIHQRSHTRDEPYCCPECGKAFSKKSSLNTHRRYHTGERLYSCSECGKRFSQKSKLYIHQRTHTGEKPYSCSECGKCFAQKSHLNKHQLSHCGDKSFSCLECGKHYSRQSALVIHQRSHTGEKPFSCSECGKCFPRKSCLTRHLRTHLTRRSVLVC